Proteins found in one Erwinia sp. SLM-02 genomic segment:
- a CDS encoding efflux transporter outer membrane subunit, translating into MKLAALTTGILLLSGCTVGPDFTPPTVNSPQGWPQGHAAGRIVERGLQPQWWQIFHDDTLTALVEQSARSNLDLQAAEARLLQAQAEHQVVTGESLPSIDATASFQHARNSQNGLQDISGLGGKKAWSVWQPGIGAAWELDMWGRLRRQKESSAARVEASDDQRRAVLLTVQAATVSDYVQLRSVQLQRDISLQNLDIARHSLKLTGIRLADGVATQLEVAQARAQVASVESTLPMLEQQQAHLMNSLSFLLGENPGALTERLAGSRPLPLTPPEVPVGLPSELAQRRPDIRAAEAQLHAATADVGVATADFYPSITLTGNIGLQAMQFSQLGNWGSRLYSVGPSLTLPIFEGGRLRGQLALKKARQQEAAIHFQRTVLKAWHEVNDAMVDYDTYQRQRSQLATLVENDRIALAAASKQYEAGATDFLNVLTMQKELLASQQALVKSDADVSLALVRLYQALGGGWENGIAGNQR; encoded by the coding sequence ATGAAACTGGCCGCTTTAACCACCGGTATTCTGCTGCTGAGCGGCTGCACGGTCGGCCCGGACTTCACGCCGCCAACGGTGAACAGCCCGCAGGGGTGGCCGCAGGGTCACGCGGCGGGGCGCATTGTAGAACGCGGACTGCAGCCGCAGTGGTGGCAAATTTTTCATGACGACACGCTGACCGCGCTGGTTGAACAGTCCGCGCGAAGCAACCTCGATTTGCAGGCGGCGGAGGCGCGTCTGCTCCAGGCGCAGGCGGAACATCAGGTGGTCACCGGGGAGAGCCTGCCGTCGATTGACGCCACGGCGTCGTTCCAGCACGCCCGCAACAGTCAGAACGGGCTGCAGGATATCTCCGGGCTGGGCGGTAAAAAGGCCTGGAGCGTGTGGCAGCCGGGCATCGGTGCGGCCTGGGAGCTGGATATGTGGGGGCGGCTGCGGCGCCAGAAAGAGTCGTCCGCCGCCCGCGTCGAGGCCAGCGACGACCAGCGCCGTGCGGTGCTGTTAACCGTGCAGGCGGCGACCGTCAGCGACTACGTCCAGCTGCGCAGCGTGCAGCTACAGCGTGATATCAGCCTGCAGAACCTGGATATCGCCCGCCACAGCCTGAAGCTGACCGGCATCCGCCTGGCCGACGGCGTGGCCACGCAGCTGGAGGTGGCGCAGGCCCGGGCGCAGGTTGCCTCGGTTGAATCGACGCTGCCGATGCTGGAGCAGCAGCAGGCGCACCTGATGAACTCGCTGAGTTTCCTGCTGGGTGAGAACCCGGGGGCATTAACCGAACGGTTGGCCGGGAGCCGACCGCTGCCGCTGACGCCGCCGGAAGTGCCGGTGGGGCTGCCGTCCGAGCTGGCGCAGCGGCGGCCGGATATCCGCGCCGCCGAGGCGCAGCTGCACGCGGCTACCGCCGATGTTGGCGTGGCGACCGCAGATTTCTATCCGAGTATTACCCTGACCGGCAACATCGGGCTACAGGCGATGCAGTTCAGCCAGCTGGGGAACTGGGGATCGCGCCTGTACAGCGTCGGTCCGTCGCTGACTCTGCCGATATTCGAGGGCGGAAGGCTGCGCGGGCAGCTGGCGCTGAAAAAAGCCCGGCAGCAGGAAGCGGCGATCCACTTCCAGCGCACGGTGCTCAAGGCCTGGCATGAAGTGAATGACGCGATGGTGGATTACGACACGTATCAGCGCCAGCGCAGCCAGCTGGCAACCCTGGTGGAAAACGATCGCATCGCGCTGGCGGCGGCATCAAAGCAGTATGAAGCGGGTGCCACCGACTTTCTTAACGTGCTGACCATGCAAAAGGAACTGCTGGCCTCGCAGCAGGCGCTGGTGAAAAGCGACGCCGACGTGTCGCTGGCGCTGGTGCGGCTGTATCAGGCGCTGGGTGGAGGATGGGAGAACGGGATAGCGGGAAATCAGCGGTGA